A portion of the Edaphobacter lichenicola genome contains these proteins:
- a CDS encoding GH92 family glycosyl hydrolase — protein sequence MQAAVHSILRRSIHLSLSALLLATPILAQKTAATSTHDYTHNVDPFIGVDWGGNTFVGSAIPYGLVKLGPDMETFDGRRSGFGYSSNGVILGFSHLHLSGAQGKYGNILVAPVTGPLNLDDIKTPRSNEVNQVGYYAANLDRYKIKAELTSSRRVGFHRYTFPASQQSHLTINVAHALDLGPGSESQRFLGAEIHLTSNHEAQGIARFTGGWNKGGEYKVYYYMILDTPATTTQTWTGTTLTSMQDATVTTDTPIGATFNFSTHANQVIQAKVGISFISADQAKQNVQQEIPTWNFAATHSAATALWNAELAKLSLTGESDSQRRQLYTAMYHIMLMPTDRTGENPDWRSTEPYYDDYYAIWDTYRSSSPLLTLISPDRQRDIIRSLIDIYRHTGYMPDARSGNDNGRTQGGSNANVVVADAYVKGLKGIDYETAFAAMVHDAEVPPANAQKEGRGGLKDYNEKGYITLADERAGSRIAEYSYDDFAISEVACGLGHKKEAALYASRTHNFEHLWDKDMTAEGFHGFLRPRNPDGTWAAPYLVVRGTWPDFFYEGDIWTYSIYAPQDMRRLIEMAGGNDTFVHRLDWIFGRRHFDVTNEPGFLIPVLYNYALRPDKTADIVHLLLEKAFTDTRAGIPGNDDSGAMSSWLIFSTLGLFPVAGQDVYLISTPSIPDASLALANGKKLRIIAKNLDPNGLNRYVQSATLNGADLPNAWFRHAQIKDGATLVLTMGSAPSTWGTTTPPPSMSDPNAHTCSMK from the coding sequence ATGCAAGCAGCAGTGCACTCCATCCTCCGCCGCTCGATCCATCTCTCCCTCAGCGCACTGCTGCTTGCAACACCAATCCTCGCGCAAAAAACCGCCGCCACATCCACTCATGACTACACTCACAACGTCGATCCATTTATCGGCGTCGACTGGGGCGGCAACACCTTCGTCGGCTCCGCCATCCCCTACGGCCTCGTCAAGCTCGGTCCCGACATGGAGACCTTCGACGGCCGCCGCTCCGGCTTTGGCTACTCCAGCAACGGAGTCATCCTCGGCTTCTCGCACCTCCACCTCAGCGGCGCGCAGGGCAAATACGGCAACATCCTCGTCGCTCCCGTCACCGGCCCACTCAATCTCGACGACATCAAAACTCCACGCTCGAACGAGGTCAATCAGGTCGGCTACTACGCCGCGAACCTCGACCGTTACAAAATTAAAGCCGAGCTAACCAGCAGCCGTCGCGTAGGATTCCATCGCTACACCTTCCCCGCATCACAGCAGTCCCACCTCACCATCAACGTGGCCCACGCACTCGACCTCGGCCCCGGCTCCGAGTCCCAGCGCTTCCTAGGCGCCGAGATCCATCTCACCAGTAATCACGAAGCGCAAGGCATCGCCCGCTTCACCGGCGGCTGGAACAAAGGTGGCGAGTACAAGGTCTACTACTACATGATCCTCGACACCCCAGCGACCACCACACAAACCTGGACTGGCACCACCCTAACCTCCATGCAAGACGCGACCGTCACCACAGACACCCCCATCGGCGCCACCTTCAACTTCAGCACCCACGCTAACCAGGTCATCCAGGCAAAAGTAGGCATCTCCTTTATCAGCGCAGACCAGGCAAAACAAAACGTCCAACAAGAGATCCCCACCTGGAACTTCGCCGCCACCCACTCCGCCGCGACCGCGCTCTGGAACGCCGAGCTAGCCAAGCTCAGCCTCACCGGCGAATCTGACTCACAGCGTCGCCAGCTCTACACCGCGATGTACCACATCATGCTCATGCCCACCGACCGCACCGGCGAAAACCCCGACTGGCGATCCACCGAGCCCTACTACGACGACTACTACGCCATCTGGGACACCTACCGTAGCTCCAGCCCACTCCTTACTCTCATCTCCCCCGACCGCCAGCGCGACATCATCCGCTCCCTCATCGACATCTACCGTCACACCGGCTACATGCCCGACGCCCGCAGCGGCAACGACAACGGCCGCACTCAAGGCGGCTCCAACGCCAACGTCGTAGTAGCCGACGCGTACGTAAAAGGCCTCAAAGGCATCGACTACGAAACCGCATTCGCCGCGATGGTCCACGACGCCGAAGTCCCTCCCGCCAACGCACAAAAAGAAGGTCGCGGCGGGCTCAAGGACTACAACGAAAAAGGCTACATCACCCTCGCAGACGAGCGCGCCGGCTCACGCATCGCCGAGTACAGTTACGACGACTTCGCCATCTCCGAAGTAGCCTGCGGCCTCGGCCACAAAAAAGAAGCCGCCCTCTACGCCAGCCGCACCCACAACTTCGAGCACCTCTGGGACAAGGACATGACCGCCGAAGGATTCCACGGCTTCCTCCGTCCCCGCAACCCCGACGGCACCTGGGCCGCGCCCTACCTCGTCGTCCGCGGCACCTGGCCCGACTTCTTCTACGAGGGCGACATCTGGACCTACTCCATCTACGCCCCGCAGGACATGCGCCGCCTCATCGAGATGGCCGGCGGCAACGACACCTTCGTCCACCGCCTCGACTGGATCTTCGGTCGTCGCCACTTCGACGTCACCAACGAGCCCGGCTTCCTCATCCCTGTCCTCTACAACTACGCCCTCCGCCCCGACAAGACTGCCGACATCGTTCATCTCCTCCTCGAAAAAGCCTTCACCGACACTCGCGCGGGCATCCCCGGCAACGACGACTCCGGCGCCATGTCCAGCTGGCTCATCTTCTCCACCCTCGGCCTCTTTCCCGTCGCCGGTCAGGACGTCTACCTCATCAGCACCCCCAGCATTCCCGACGCATCACTCGCCCTCGCCAACGGAAAAAAGCTCCGCATCATCGCAAAGAACCTCGACCCCAACGGCCTCAACCGCTACGTCCAGTCCGCCACGCTCAACGGGGCCGATCTCCCCAACGCCTGGTTCCGCCACGCCCAAATCAAAGACGGAGCAACGCTGGTCCTAACCATGGGCTCCGCTCCCTCCACCTGGGGCACCACCACCCCACCCCCCTCCATGAGCGACCCCAACGCCCACACCTGTTCCATGAAGTAG
- a CDS encoding YciE/YciF ferroxidase family protein: MPLKDVLLDELRDMYSAENQLVKALPKLAKGAKDAKLKELFTAHLEETKGQVERLKEVFGHLGEKPTGEHCNGMEGIVEEGKDALEKDEEGASFDSGLIGAALRTEHYEIAGYQASISMAKTLGMQDVIDLLTKNLNEELAAAAKISAAAGPIFTKSSEEPEQKKKPLSAKEKYSAQKSREDEKAAAPGLKKRAS; this comes from the coding sequence ATGCCACTTAAGGATGTTTTACTGGATGAGTTGCGCGATATGTACAGCGCTGAGAATCAGTTGGTGAAGGCCCTGCCGAAGCTCGCAAAGGGCGCCAAGGATGCGAAGCTGAAGGAACTGTTTACGGCGCATCTGGAAGAGACCAAAGGACAGGTGGAACGTTTGAAGGAGGTCTTCGGGCATCTGGGCGAGAAGCCGACCGGAGAGCACTGTAATGGCATGGAAGGCATTGTTGAAGAGGGCAAGGATGCGCTGGAGAAGGATGAAGAGGGCGCGTCGTTCGATTCAGGTTTGATTGGTGCGGCTCTGCGGACAGAGCACTATGAGATTGCGGGCTACCAGGCGTCGATCTCGATGGCGAAGACACTTGGCATGCAGGACGTGATTGATCTGCTGACAAAGAATCTGAACGAAGAGCTGGCTGCGGCGGCGAAGATCTCTGCGGCGGCGGGGCCGATCTTTACGAAGAGTTCGGAAGAGCCTGAGCAGAAGAAGAAGCCACTGTCTGCGAAGGAGAAATATTCCGCGCAGAAGAGCCGTGAAGATGAGAAGGCGGCTGCTCCAGGATTGAAGAAGCGCGCTTCTTAG
- a CDS encoding sensor histidine kinase, producing the protein MKRHWLVVSVLAGLAALCFVSPAYAVDPNRMISQYVRESWGVERGFSGGTVTSIAQTPDGYLWIGTEKGLIRFDGLNFRLFQQATPTIIPIGPVQELIGDAQSNLWILLKNTTILRYHDGKFELGRDEAEHGITSVGKRRDGTVLFSSLALGTLAYRAGKFETLTSMVAASSPESTTAGTFDNLSTRLSWATGIVPHRIAEPNSAVIAMAESSDGRVWLGTRDKGLFYLKDGQIVSTVKRWSGGKINCLLPVEDGEVWIGTDDGVLRWNGSELTRVGFPSALNHLQILSLARDRDSNTWLGTSRGLFRSNVKGLSFAEETTSQPNLAVTSLFEDREGNLWIGTAGRIERLRDSPFVTYTMPKRMRSESNGPVYVDSEERTWLAPLDGGLHWLKGERSGSITDAGLDRDVVYSIDGNTSGLWIGRQQGGLTNLRFTDGGITSKTYTHLDGLTQDSVYAVHQSRDGTVWAGTLSGGVSELRNGRFTTYTTAQGMSSNTVTSIVEGFDGTMWFATPNGLNKFSDGQWRVYAAHDGLPSVEVNCLFEDSGHVLWIGTAAGLALLDSRGMHIPATMPGPLHEQILGIAEDRNGWLWIATSGHVLRVRRDKILSGTLGSEDVREYGLADGLNGVEGVKRHRSVIADPLGRIWFSMNRGLSVVDPIRATNNVAPVLVTIEGISADGIQSDLSDRGEPVRIPSIRQRTTFSFTGLSLSVPERVRYRYRLDGFDRAWSEPVATQEAVYTNLSPGSYRFHVIACNSDGVWNYNGPSVQLTIVPEFYQTKWFLLLCAAIAGSLAWAAYQWHVGQMTDRLHMQFTERLSERTRIARELHDTLLQTFQGLILHFQTARDLIQSHPEEASEKLDTALESADRAMVEGRNAIYDIRSSTGVHDDLAHAIGALGGELQTNYRGKGDPATLLVMVEGKTKLLDPVCRDDIYHIVREALRNSYRHGEANSVEAEIAYGKRELRVRIRDDGKGIDPKVLAQGGLAGHWGMAGMRERAKRIGGRLVVWSELDAGTEVELSIPGSVVYASSLTEPDA; encoded by the coding sequence ATGAAGAGGCACTGGCTTGTCGTGAGTGTACTGGCTGGACTTGCTGCACTGTGCTTCGTTTCCCCGGCCTATGCGGTCGATCCGAATCGAATGATTTCGCAGTACGTGCGTGAGTCGTGGGGGGTTGAAAGAGGATTCAGCGGTGGCACCGTAACCTCCATCGCGCAAACCCCGGATGGGTATCTCTGGATCGGTACTGAGAAGGGCCTGATTCGTTTCGACGGATTAAACTTCCGTCTTTTTCAGCAGGCGACACCTACCATTATTCCAATCGGCCCGGTCCAGGAACTGATTGGGGATGCTCAATCCAATCTTTGGATCCTTCTGAAGAACACTACGATTCTGCGTTATCACGACGGAAAGTTTGAACTGGGCCGCGATGAGGCGGAACATGGGATTACTTCGGTCGGGAAGAGAAGAGATGGCACCGTTCTTTTTTCGTCGTTAGCTCTCGGGACTCTGGCCTACCGTGCAGGGAAGTTTGAGACTCTCACATCGATGGTGGCGGCAAGCTCGCCCGAGTCCACGACGGCCGGCACTTTCGACAACCTGTCTACTCGTCTCAGTTGGGCCACGGGCATCGTTCCACACCGAATCGCGGAACCCAATTCCGCAGTCATTGCAATGGCAGAATCCAGCGATGGGAGAGTTTGGCTGGGTACGCGAGATAAAGGCCTGTTCTATTTGAAAGACGGACAGATCGTAAGCACCGTGAAGCGATGGAGTGGAGGAAAGATTAACTGCCTCCTGCCTGTTGAAGATGGAGAGGTATGGATCGGCACCGACGACGGCGTGTTGCGTTGGAACGGGTCGGAACTTACTCGCGTTGGTTTTCCATCCGCTCTCAACCATTTACAGATTCTTTCGTTGGCACGTGATCGCGATTCGAACACCTGGCTAGGCACCTCCCGAGGGCTCTTCCGGTCTAACGTTAAGGGTCTTTCTTTTGCGGAGGAAACTACGTCGCAACCTAACCTCGCAGTTACCTCTCTTTTTGAAGACAGGGAGGGTAATCTGTGGATTGGGACTGCAGGGCGAATTGAGCGCCTTCGGGACAGTCCATTTGTTACTTACACAATGCCAAAACGTATGCGGTCGGAGAGCAACGGCCCAGTGTACGTTGACTCTGAAGAACGCACCTGGCTCGCTCCGCTCGATGGCGGACTGCATTGGCTCAAAGGGGAGAGAAGTGGAAGCATCACCGACGCGGGTCTGGATCGAGATGTCGTGTATTCCATCGATGGCAACACGAGCGGTCTGTGGATCGGCAGACAGCAGGGTGGGCTGACGAACCTGCGTTTTACAGATGGCGGCATCACGAGCAAGACGTACACCCATCTGGATGGACTGACGCAAGACAGCGTGTACGCGGTTCATCAGAGTCGCGATGGAACGGTGTGGGCAGGAACTCTCAGTGGTGGAGTGAGTGAGTTAAGGAATGGACGATTTACCACCTACACGACGGCGCAGGGCATGTCGTCCAATACGGTGACATCGATCGTAGAGGGTTTTGACGGGACGATGTGGTTTGCAACTCCAAATGGTTTAAATAAGTTTTCTGATGGCCAATGGAGAGTCTACGCAGCGCACGACGGTCTGCCTTCTGTGGAAGTTAATTGTCTCTTTGAGGATTCGGGTCACGTACTTTGGATCGGTACTGCGGCTGGTCTGGCGTTGCTCGACTCACGCGGCATGCATATTCCTGCCACGATGCCAGGACCATTGCATGAGCAGATCCTGGGGATTGCAGAGGATCGAAACGGGTGGCTATGGATAGCGACGTCAGGCCACGTGCTGCGGGTAAGACGCGACAAGATTCTGAGTGGGACTCTCGGGAGCGAGGACGTGCGGGAGTATGGGCTTGCCGACGGATTGAATGGAGTAGAAGGCGTAAAACGGCATCGATCTGTGATTGCGGACCCTCTTGGAAGAATCTGGTTCTCCATGAATCGTGGTCTGTCGGTTGTGGATCCGATTCGAGCTACGAATAACGTAGCCCCCGTACTTGTAACGATTGAGGGGATCTCGGCTGATGGGATTCAGAGCGATCTGAGCGATCGTGGAGAGCCTGTTCGCATCCCATCGATTCGTCAACGAACCACATTCAGCTTCACGGGGTTGAGTCTTTCGGTCCCGGAGCGAGTTCGATATCGCTATCGCCTCGACGGTTTCGATCGAGCGTGGAGTGAACCGGTTGCGACGCAAGAGGCCGTCTACACCAATCTCAGTCCAGGATCCTATCGGTTCCACGTCATCGCCTGTAACAGCGACGGTGTGTGGAACTACAACGGACCTTCGGTGCAACTCACGATCGTTCCGGAGTTTTATCAGACAAAGTGGTTTCTTCTGTTGTGCGCGGCGATCGCGGGATCTCTCGCCTGGGCAGCTTATCAGTGGCATGTTGGACAAATGACGGATCGCCTGCACATGCAGTTCACCGAACGTCTGTCGGAGCGAACACGAATCGCGCGGGAGCTACACGACACACTGCTGCAGACTTTTCAAGGATTGATTCTTCATTTTCAAACGGCCCGCGATCTGATTCAGTCGCACCCTGAGGAGGCGAGCGAGAAGCTTGACACGGCTCTCGAAAGTGCAGATCGGGCCATGGTCGAGGGACGAAATGCGATCTACGACATACGGTCTTCCACTGGTGTTCATGATGATCTCGCTCACGCAATCGGTGCGCTTGGTGGTGAGTTGCAGACTAACTACCGCGGCAAAGGAGATCCGGCGACGCTCCTGGTGATGGTGGAAGGTAAAACAAAGCTACTCGACCCAGTCTGTCGCGACGATATCTATCATATTGTTCGGGAGGCTCTAAGAAACTCGTACAGGCATGGCGAGGCGAACAGCGTAGAAGCGGAGATTGCGTACGGAAAACGAGAGCTTCGAGTGCGAATCAGGGATGATGGAAAGGGCATTGATCCGAAGGTTCTGGCTCAGGGCGGGCTCGCCGGCCATTGGGGCATGGCCGGTATGCGGGAGCGGGCCAAACGAATTGGAGGGAGATTGGTCGTCTGGAGTGAACTGGACGCAGGAACCGAAGTTGAGTTGAGCATTCCCGGTTCGGTGGTGTACGCTTCGTCTCTTACTGAGCCTGACGCCTGA
- a CDS encoding PEP-CTERM sorting domain-containing protein produces MQSLAKGGLFADANRIQSPSQNLNLLDVTFPRAHPEPLQTSRRDHSKSKSLFPLALLASASILPLAAHADTVDDFLLTGHGNTITFSLPVPPQGGAVNADDFRVPSLLIDFNGHTAGASLDLFTSTVGGGFDLTYFFPGGQSQVAAEGAQLFSGTTSAPTILPDTYLLEDRAGGTDTLTITQQPPPASPVPEPSTLLLLATGALGLITAGGRRRSVRESQNLTDSR; encoded by the coding sequence TTGCAGTCTTTGGCAAAGGGTGGGTTATTCGCCGACGCGAACCGCATTCAATCTCCAAGTCAGAACTTAAATTTACTTGACGTGACCTTCCCGAGAGCGCACCCTGAGCCATTACAAACCTCACGAAGGGATCACTCCAAGAGCAAATCTCTCTTCCCCCTTGCACTTCTCGCCTCTGCGTCCATCCTTCCTCTGGCCGCCCACGCAGATACCGTCGACGACTTCCTCCTTACCGGTCATGGCAACACCATTACCTTCTCCCTTCCTGTTCCCCCGCAGGGAGGCGCCGTCAACGCCGACGACTTCAGGGTTCCGTCTCTCCTCATCGACTTCAACGGTCACACCGCCGGAGCGAGCCTCGATCTCTTCACCTCAACCGTAGGCGGCGGATTTGACCTGACCTATTTTTTTCCAGGAGGACAGAGCCAGGTCGCCGCGGAAGGCGCACAGCTCTTCTCTGGAACCACCTCTGCCCCCACCATCCTTCCCGATACCTATCTCCTTGAAGACAGGGCAGGCGGCACCGACACCCTGACGATTACCCAGCAGCCCCCACCCGCTTCACCCGTCCCCGAGCCGTCAACGCTCCTGCTGCTCGCCACCGGAGCCCTGGGTCTGATCACAGCAGGCGGCAGACGTAGGTCGGTCCGTGAATCTCAGAATCTCACTGACTCAAGGTGA
- a CDS encoding PEP-CTERM sorting domain-containing protein: MSKPLFTVALLASAFILPLAAHADAIDDFVITGGGNTITFSLPASPTDVFVSTGAGGVIGGFSPIPAPLVTTNGVTTTSSMEFLSGNIFFVGPGIQLFGDDLTLVGQLLYSGSAYTPTFLTGTFDLHQFQAFPNVDYTLTITPESTPPTVPEPSALLLFATGAAGLLYRATKRPAVGTFL; encoded by the coding sequence GTGAGCAAACCTCTCTTCACTGTTGCACTTCTTGCCTCTGCCTTTATCCTTCCTCTAGCCGCCCACGCCGACGCCATCGATGATTTCGTCATCACCGGCGGAGGCAACACCATTACCTTCTCTCTCCCCGCATCCCCCACCGACGTATTTGTCAGCACCGGTGCCGGTGGTGTCATCGGAGGCTTCTCTCCAATCCCAGCGCCTCTGGTCACCACCAACGGTGTCACCACAACCAGCAGCATGGAGTTCCTCTCCGGCAATATCTTCTTCGTCGGGCCTGGAATCCAGTTGTTCGGAGACGATCTGACCCTCGTCGGTCAGCTCCTCTATTCTGGCTCCGCCTATACGCCCACCTTCCTGACCGGAACATTTGACCTTCACCAGTTTCAAGCGTTCCCGAACGTGGACTACACCCTGACCATCACCCCTGAATCGACACCGCCCACGGTTCCCGAACCCAGCGCTCTGCTCCTCTTCGCTACCGGTGCCGCAGGCCTCCTCTACCGCGCAACCAAGCGTCCAGCGGTCGGGACTTTTTTGTAA
- a CDS encoding LamG domain-containing protein has product MRPSIEFTKIPPAAQGGREKVDTIAGRVVGARPDQRIVVYARSGPWWVQPWPDQPFISIKADSSWSTSTHLGFEYAALLVDSGYHPPPTLDLAPVASGSIADVEIVKGTGTPQLAPTVPVKFSGYDWDVRTIAADRGGLNHLYDGDNAWVDPKGALHIRMKKKGDRWTCAEVVLGRSLGYGTYAMTVRDSSHLEPAAVLSLNTFDQWGGDQNYRELDVEISRWGDAKSKNNAQYGVQPFYIPGNVAPFIAPAGTLTYSFHWEPGRVTFRTVRGSSANVRAPVVSEHVFTSGIPSPGQERLLLGLYDVASGTSPLQKDSEIVIEKFEYLP; this is encoded by the coding sequence GTGCGGCCGTCGATCGAATTCACAAAGATTCCTCCGGCAGCCCAGGGCGGCCGCGAGAAGGTCGATACCATCGCAGGCCGCGTCGTCGGAGCGCGACCGGATCAGCGCATTGTTGTGTATGCGAGGAGCGGCCCGTGGTGGGTGCAACCCTGGCCTGATCAGCCTTTTATTTCGATCAAGGCTGATTCCAGCTGGAGCACCTCGACGCACCTGGGGTTCGAGTATGCCGCGTTATTGGTGGATTCGGGATATCATCCGCCACCGACGCTGGACCTCGCGCCCGTTGCGAGTGGTTCTATCGCGGATGTGGAGATAGTCAAAGGCACCGGCACTCCCCAACTTGCGCCTACAGTTCCGGTGAAGTTTAGCGGATACGATTGGGATGTTCGGACCATCGCAGCCGATCGAGGCGGACTGAACCATCTCTATGATGGCGACAATGCATGGGTCGATCCAAAGGGTGCCCTGCATATCCGCATGAAGAAAAAGGGTGATCGGTGGACGTGCGCGGAGGTGGTGCTGGGGCGGAGTCTTGGCTATGGAACCTACGCGATGACGGTGCGTGACAGTTCGCATCTCGAGCCGGCGGCGGTGCTGAGCCTGAATACGTTCGACCAGTGGGGAGGGGACCAGAACTACCGCGAGCTGGACGTCGAGATCAGCCGGTGGGGCGATGCCAAGAGTAAGAACAATGCGCAGTATGGCGTTCAACCTTTTTACATTCCCGGGAATGTAGCTCCCTTCATTGCGCCAGCTGGTACGCTCACTTACTCCTTTCACTGGGAGCCGGGGCGCGTGACGTTTAGAACCGTTCGCGGAAGCTCGGCCAACGTCAGGGCGCCGGTGGTTTCGGAACATGTCTTCACTTCGGGGATACCTTCACCAGGCCAGGAGAGACTTTTGCTGGGATTGTATGACGTTGCCAGCGGCACATCTCCTCTGCAGAAAGATAGCGAAATTGTTATTGAAAAATTCGAGTACCTTCCGTGA